In Thermodesulfovibrionales bacterium, the genomic window GGCGCCCGTGCGGCATGCGGCGTCGTTAAGTAGGGAGTCCTTTTTGATGCCGTGATGCGGCATATACTGCTATAATAAACAGCATGCAGGCGAGGGCTCATCTTCTTATCAGCGGGAGGGTGCAGGGTGTTTACTACCGGGGCTTCGCCCGTGATATCGCAAGTCGCTTCGGTCTTGCGGGCTGGGTGAGAAACCTTAACGACGGCAGAGTGGAAGCCCTTTTTGAGGGCCCCCGGGACGATATCGAGAAAGCGATAGCACATTGCCGCTCAGGCCCTCCCGGCGCACGGGTCGATGACATTGAAGTAGAATGGCATGAGCATCTTGGAGACCTTCACGGCTTCGAAGTGCGGTATGGATGACCGGTCGCCCTCCTATGGGTAGAGTCATAATCCTGAGAACCTTCTCTGATATTCTCTCTCATCTCCGCTCAGGGGAATGGCCGCTCGCCATGTCTCTCGTGGTCGTTTCCCTTCTGCTGGCGATCGCCTCCTCATGCCAGCCCGTTTTTGCTTTTTCTGAAGATGAGGTGAGGTCCTTTCAGAAGGAAATTGCGGAGAGGCCCCTTCATGAGAGGATCGCCTTGTGGGCGGAAAGATTTGTCGGAACCCCCTATGACCCTGACCCTCTCGGGGAATACGTTACTCGGCAGGTTATTGTTGCCGATGAACGGGTTGACTGCATGTACCTCAGCTTCAGGACGGTCGAACTCGCGATCGGACGTACACCCGAAGAAGCCGTCATGATTGCCCTCGATAAGCGGTTTATCGTGAGGGGCATTTCTGAAGGGGGCAGGGTCGTGAATTACGATGAGAGATTTCAATACGGCGAAGATATGATCGAGAGCGGCAAGTGGGGCAGGGAGATAACCGCGGATATCGCACCTCCGACCTTTATCGAGGGTGCGAGAGGCAGGGAGCGTGTCGGGATGATTTCGAAGGAGTCGCTGCGAGGTATTCTGCAAAATCCGGAAAGAGCGGCCGGGAGGTTCGAGAGCGGAGATTTTGTTTTTTTTATTAAATCACCTGAGAAGAGGCATGCGGGTGAGATTGTCGGTCATATAGGGGTTATCAAGCGAGAAGAAGCCGCGATCTATCTCATCCATGCTGGTGGGAAGAAGAAAGGCGGGGGTTCCGTGAAGAAAGTACTCTTTTCTGAGTATGTCGAATCGATGCCCTTTGCCGGTGTCCGTGTCAGCAGATTCGATTAGTCTTTCATCTCCTTGATGAGCTCGGGAAACTGGGTCTTGAACTCCGGGTGAACTCTGTCGAGGAACAGCTTGAGACCTTTATCTCTAATCTCAGACCCGCCAATTCACGCAATGAGCTGTTCATGCCCTCCAGCCTCTCTGTGAGGGTATTGCGTTCCTTCTCGATGAGGTCGAATTTTTCTTTCGCTGCCTTTTCCTCTTTCACGAAGTCTCCCGTGTTTTGCCGCTGCGAAAAATCGTTTATTTGTTTCTTCTCTGGTGCTTTGTCTTTCTGAGAAGTTTCTTATGCTTGTGTTTGCTCATCTTTTTCTTGCGCCATTTTACAACGCTCCCCACACACTCACCTCCTGTTCATATTATGAATGGACAAAAGCGATCTTCAGGAATCGAGAGAGGCCTACCGTCGGGCTCTCCCGTTACGCCTTCTTGCATCGTACTCCGCGGCCTGATTCATAAACGCTTCGAGCTGTATCTCTGTCGTAGACGACTCTGTTCCGTCAAAGGGGACCGTGGTGCAGGGGACACCATACTCTCTGCTCACCCCGCGAATCAGTGTTGTCACGACGGTCCCCGGCATGCACCCGAAGGGCATGGCGTTAATTATACCAGATACTCCTTTTTCTATGAGGTCAACACTCTTGCCGATGCTGAGGACCGCCTCCCCCTCGAATGAATCGTGGAGGTACGGTGATGCTTTTTTCAGGATCTCCTTCGTTCCGGGCTCCCTGAGGGTCTTGAGGAATCCCGCAAAATGCCGCCCCAGTCTGTGTTCTGTCCTCTTCTGGAAAAAGGTCTTGAGAAGAAGTTCAATAATAGCAGACCTATCTTTTTTTATCAAGGCATTTCTCAACGCCATGCTGTTCACGTAGTAAATCCATTCCTCTACCGGTGCGAGCCATGCCTCGCCGCCGAGGGCCTCCACCCTCCGTACAATATCTTCGTTCGAGAACCTGTGGCTTCTCACGAAGATCTCTCCCACGATACCGATGAGCGGTCTCCTTTCCCTCCTCCTCGGCATCTTTTCAAAATCCTCCCGCATGTCCTTAAGGCTTGTCTCGAGCCTGCCGTCGGCACCTCTCAGGGAATGGTATACCCTCTTCAGGTATCGCCGGTGCAGGGTATCTGCCGCCCCCCTTTCTTCTTCATAGGGCCTCGTCTCATGAAGGCATTTATTGAGGAGTTCTACGGCGATAATGCCCCTCCAGGCATGGGTCGCAAAGTCCCTGCTGACAACGCCGAGTTGCCTATAGAAATTTTCATCCTGGTTCGGCGAAAGTATCGGGATGTCGTGATAGCCGAGTTCGTCAAGGATCATCCTGTGGAAGACATTGTACTGGCCGAACCTGCATGGCCCAGACCCGGAGGGCATAAAGAAGGCTGTTTTCTCCCTTCGAAAATCCGATGAAAAGACCTTCTTCAACATATCTCCTGTCGTAACCGTACAGGGATAGCATTCCTTTCCCGATACGTGCCTCCGTCCAATGTCGGCAGACTCCCTGTCGGACTCGGGGAGCACTTCGGCAAGTACCCCGCACCGTTCAAATGCGGCTGCCAATGCAAAGGCGTGGTCCGACATGCGGGGGATAAAGATGGACCTCTTCGGCTGATCAGCGGCAATTCCCGAACAAACTGTCTTCCTGAAAGGTCTCTTTTCACCGCAAGGGACTTCGGGCGGAGGACTGTGCAGGGGAATATTGTCGGCTTCATGAAAACCGGAACCCGATGACCGTTGCTGCTGTCCGATACTATCAAGGAATGCCTCGCAGCGGGTGATCGCACCGGCATCTGCGCTGTGTTCGTCTATCTCTATATGGAGGAACGTCTTTTCCCCCATTTCGCGGTCGAAGTATTTCAGGATGAATGAATCGGGACCGCAGGAGAAATTACCTATGAAAATTGCATGGAGGAGGGGGTTCTCCTTTATGAATCTTGCAGCTTTCAGTATCCTCTGTCCCGATCGCCAATACATGTTCGGCCATCGGTCATCGATCCGGAATTTTTCGAGGGGGATGAAATCCATGGGGATGGCGAGAACCCCGAGCTCGGACACTTTCCTCGGTATCGTGAGGTTCGTGCCGCTGTCGAAGGCGTTATAGGGTCTTCCGACGATCACGACTGTCGTCTCGCGCAATGAGGACAGTATCTCCGAACCCTTTTCCTTTGTCGACCTGAAGAAATCCGTCTGGGCGGCCTCGGCGGCATCAATGGCACGGTTTATGTCTCTCTTTGTGATCCTGAATGACCTGAATGCCTTTCTCAATTCGTCGATGAGGGAATTCCTGCCCCTCTGGAGATTAACGAGAGGGGCCACGACGGTTGCGTCGGGATGTGCCACCCGAGCCGCATAGGGCATGGTCTGCGTGAGCGGGCATGCAAACCCTCTTTCGAACTCCCCGTTTCCGGGGTTCATGTTGATGAAACTGGGGATGAAGAGCGTGGTGACGCCGTTATCGATGAGGTACTTGATGTGGCCATGGGCAACCTTGACGGGAAAACAGGTATCGGCCAGAACCCCCTCAATCCCTGCGCGCACGATCTCGCGGTTGGTCTTTGGAGAGACTTCCACGGCGAATCCGAGTTCCCAGAGAAGGGTCGTCCAGAAGGGAAGGTAGTCGTGGAAGAAGAATACGTAAGGGATGCCGATCCTTCTGGGCTCAGCCCCTTTACCGGCATCCTGGCCCTCGCGCTTTCCCCTCGAAGTATTCATGTCTTTCTGTTCAAGATACCGGTTATGGGGTTTCCACAACATCTCCTCCCTGAAGGCGAAGAGGTCCGGAATCAACGGCGTTTCTGTATTCCGCTTCATGTCGTATTTTTCACACCTGCCCCCGTAAAAGAGGTTCGTATCCTCGCCCTCGATTTTAACCCTGTTGATCTCGCACACGTTGGGGCAACCCTTGCACTCGAACGATGAGACCTGATACGGACGCCGTGACAACGCAAACCCCTTGAACGTAGACCGAAGACGGTCATTTCCCGACGAGCGGTTCTTCCTTTGGCGCATCGCTATCAGTGCCATACCGATGGCGCCCGTCACATCGTGGTGCGGAGGTACCGTTATCGTCTTCCCGAGATATTTCTCGAAGGCCGCCACGACCGATTTGTTGAACGCAACCCCGCCCTGGAAGAAAATCCTCTTGCCGATCGGCTTTCCTGCCACGACCTTGTTGATATAATTTTGGACAATCGAATAGGCGAGCCCCGCAAGGAGATCATTCTCTTCTGCGCCCTTCTGAAGGTTCGCCATGAGAGAGTTTTCCATGAAGACGGTACACCGTTCGCCCAGTCTGCACGGGTTTTTCGCAGAAAAGGCCGAGTCCGCGAATTCCTCTTTTATCGGGATGTTGAGCTTCTCTGCCTGTTCTTCAAGGAATGAACCGGTTCCGGCTGCACAGGCCTTGTTCATTTCGAAATCGACGATGACGCCCTCCTTCAGCGAGATAAACTTCGAATCCTGTCCGCCTATCTCGAATATCGTGTCGACTCGGCCATCGATAGAAGCGGCGGCTGTCGCCTGAGCGGTTATCTCGTTCTTTACGACGTCGGCGCCGACGTAATCTGCTATCATGTACCTTCCCGACCCCGTGGTGCCTACGCCGGCGATGGTGACCCTCGCACCGATCTCGCCCGCGATCTCTTCAAGGCCCTGCCTCACGGCATCGATCGGCCTTCCCGCAGTCATGAGGTATCTCTTCGCAAGGAGGGAGCCGTTCTCGTCGATTACGGCGAGGTTGGTGCTGATGGAACCGATGTCAATTCCGAGATACGCAGTTATTTTCGGCAGTGGCCGTTGAGCGGAGAGGAGATCTTCGGCTCGGCACAGACGGTCACCGCTCCTGAGTTCCATGCTATTTCTTTCCAGAGACCCTTGGGGGTGCCTTTCGAAGAAGTCATCACCAGGCAAAATAAGCGGTCCATGACCTCGTTCCGATAACCTGGATGATTCGATGAAGGCCTTGAGCTTTTCCAAGGTGAAGGGGTAAGGAACTGCATCCTCCTTGTTCTTCAATGCAGCGCCGAGCGCACCCATGAGGGCAAAGTCATCAGGCACGGAGAAATGCTCGAAGCCGAATACTTCCCGAAACGCCCTGACCATACCTCTATTTGCGGCTACGCCGCCATGAAATGAAACGGGCTCCCCTATCGCTCTCCCCCGCACTATGGACCCCTTGAAGTTCCTCGCTACCGAAAAGCAGAGACCCGCCACGATGTCTTCCATGGGTGTGGCTATCTGCTGGAGGTGTATCATGTCCGACTTGGCGAAGACGCTGCATCGCCCCGCGATACGCGAGGGTTTCTCGGATTTCAGGGCGAGCTCGCTGAAATCGGTTATCGAGAGTCTCAGCCTTTCAGCCTGCTGGTCGAGAAAAGACCCCGTTCCTGCCGCGCAGACGGAGTTCATCGAAAAATCCCTCACACCCTCTTCGGAGAGGAGGATGAGTTTCGAGTCCTCACCACCGAGCTCAAAGATGGTCTTTACATGGGGGCAGAGTCTTTTCGTGGCGTATGTCTGCGCAACGACCTCGTTGACAAATCCCGCGCCGAGGCCCGCTGCTATGAGCCTACCTGCCGAGCCCGTAACGGAGAGCGAAAAATCTCTTTCATCACATCCCCTCAGCGTCTTCTGAAGAAGACTGTAGGCCGTCGTGAGCGGACGCCCTTTATGGCGTTCATAGTAACCTTCAATCTTGCCGCCTTTTTCGTCCAAGAGGACGAGTTTTACACTGACGGAACCCGCATCCAGACCGATGAATCGCATGGACCCAAGACCTTTCGATAAACGTTCATAAGAGCTCGCCGACTCTTCCCGACCTCGTGCTCATAAGCCGGCGAGTTTCTATATAAAAGGTAGCATAAATGAGGTAAAAGTTCCAGCCGCAATCTTCATTATTAGCCGAAAGTTGCCGAGGGAAAAATCGACGTGAGAGGCGCCTTCAGTAAGATGCCCGGTCTCTTCGTTTTAGGAGGGAAATGCGCTAACCGATCCAGACGGTCTTCTTGGAGTCCCTCATCCCCTCAAGGATGTTCGTTGTCGAACCTCTGAAGCCCACCTTAAGTTCCGATTCGAGCTTGAAGTAATCAAGACAGGTGCCGCAGGTGAAGATCAGTACGCCCATGACATCGAACTCTTTCAGGATGGCGATTGTCTCCTCGTTTACCGTGGTGAGCTTCACTCCCGTATTGAGAAAGAAGATAGTGTTCGGCAGTTCCCTGTACACCTTCATCGTCTCGAAGAGGCCCTTCATGAGGATACTGCCGAGTTTCTCGTCCTTTCCCATCGTATCAGTGGCGATGACCAGGAAGAGTTCGTCCTCGGTCCGCTTCACGGCTTCTTCGGGTTGCTTTTCCGCGTGTTCCCGCTCGGGAATTTCGCAGGGATAACCCTTCACAATTTTTATGCGCCAGAAGCCGTCTGCGCGCGCGGCTTCCGAATAAAACCCGTTCTTCGCCGCGAACTTCGTGAGATTCTTCACCGATGCCTCGTTATCAACGAGCACTTCGACGATGCCCTCTTCAATCCCGCCGAGCGCCTCTTCGGCCATGATGACCGGCTTCGGACATCCCAGACCCTTTGCATCAACAATCATGTCTTCCCTCTCGATGATTATCCATTTTCACAATAAAACTCTACCGCCTCAAGACCGTCTGTTGCAAATAGTTATTCTTGATATGAAAGAGCGGATGGATAGATGATTTCTATAGGAACTGGATCGGAAGAGGACGCTTGAGGCCGTTTCTCATAAACGGCGGGCCGATCGGCCAACCGATATGTGTCAGTTCGGTAGTGAAGAACCGAGGGCAGCCGTGCGTGTCATGACCCGTAACTTTCCGTGAGGTAGTTCTCGAGTTCGCTGATGGTCAGCTTCTGGTCGGAGATGATTCTCTTGACGACATCGCCGAGGGTTATAATGCCGGCTATCCTGTCATTATCGAGCACAGGCAAATGGCGGATATGTTTCGACGACATTAACGCCATGCACTCCTCGAGGGTGTTTTTCGGCGTTGCGTATAACACGGCCTTCGTCATGAGTTCGCTGACAGGGGTGTCCTTCGATGCCTTTCCCTTCAGGATCACCTTCCGTGCATAATCACGTTCCGAGAAGATACCGACGAGCCTTTTCTCCTCTATGACGAGCAGGGCACCCACATTCTTGTCAGCCATTATTTCGAGCGCCTCATACACGGACGCTTGAGGCGAGACCGACCAGTTTTCTCCGCCTTTCGTCTTCAAAAGATCTCCTACGGTTATCATCGAAATATCCCCCGTTTCTTGGAATTCGTAGAACCTATTATTGCTCGAATGGTGCGTAAGAATCAACTGTTCGTGATATCTATGCGGGCAGCCTGCCCGCTACGCTATAGCCCCCACTCAGGTTGAGCCCTGACCTGCAGTGCAGACGAAGCAATGGCTGCCCATCACGATCCTTCTCCCGGCAAGCACCGCGTAATCGAAGTCTCTGATGTCAGGCGAGCAAGTGCCGTTTACGGGGAGCCCGAGCATTTGGTTGAAATCGCAGTCATAGATTCTCCCGTCCCATCCTATGCTGATCAGGTATCTGCACATGAGGTTGTTCAGGGTGTCCGGATTGAAGAGACCCTTCGCGTTATCCATGTATTGCTTGAGGCTGTTCGACCGAACGAGAAAATCCCTGAACCGGCCGATAGGCATATTCGCAAAGACATAGAGTCGGTTAAAGACAATGCCGAAGAGAGACCCGAGTGCCTTCTTATACTGTTCCTCCAACTCTGCCTGTGATGGGGGCAGGAATGAGCCGAGCGGATTATAGACGAGGTTGAGCCTTCTTTCGTCGGTGAGTCCATAGCCGAGGCTGTTCAGTCGTCTCAGCGCCTCTATGCTCCTCGAAAAGGTTCCACCTCCCCTTACCCGGTCGGTGCCGACTTCACTGTAATGGGGGAGGGATGCCGTTATCTCTATGTTGTGTCCGGCATAAAAATCCGGTAGGTCCTCCATTCCCTTCTCAAAGAAGATAGTAAGGTTGGTCCGAGCGACGACATGGCGGCCTGACCTTCTCGCTTCCCCTATGAGGAATCTGAAGTGAGGGTTTAATTCAGGCGCCCCGCCGGTGAGATCGATCGTCTTGATTCGATGATCTCTGGAAATCCGGAGGACGGCTTCGATGGTCTCCTTGCCCATGAGTTCGGTCCTCAGGGGGCTTGCATTGACGTGGCAATGCCTGCAAGACATGTTGCATCGGTAACCGAGATTAACCTGGAGGATCTTTACGCTCTCAGCCTTAAGCGGCTCCGACTGTGCCTCGCAGATTCTTTCCTCGATTTTGGTCATCGCATCCCGATCAGAGCGATATCTTCTCAGCCGCATTGTGCGCCTGAATCCCGTGGATAAGGGATGCGCCACCCCTGATGGCAGAGGCCACGTGCACCGCCTCGGTAATATGTTCTAGGGTCATGCCTTCACCGAGACACGCCTGCGTGTAGGCGTCGATGCAATAGGGACATTGGATCGCATGGGCAACACCCAGCCCGACAAGGGACTTCTCCCTCTTTGTAAGCAAACCCGGCTCGAGGGCGGAATTGTACCAATCCATAAACTTCTTGAAGAGGTCTGGACTGTGCCTGCCGATTTCACCAAACCTTCCGAGGTCCTTATCGTTGTAATAGTCGCCCATGCCTTGCCTCCTTTGTCTCGTTTCGGGCGAAGAGAAAACCCGAGAAGAGATCCCGTCCGATTTATAAGTAATAGTTTATCAAGTTATGAAGAGAAAGCCAAAGTCGTCTCTTCGGGAGCACCGCAATTCCTGTGGCCGGACCGAGAGTGGAACAGGTCAAAGAGCTCGAGAGACGTTCTCCGAGCACGCGATGAGGATGCCAGGTAAGAAACTAGATGTGCGCCTTCAGGTATTCGAGAAAGATTCTGTAGGCCAGGGGAAGGGCCCTCCTCTTGTGCGTCACCGCGTAGAAGTTCCGTTTCATCTGAACGCCCGTGACTTTAATCTTCTTCAGGGTCTTGTGCTTTAGCTCATCCGCAACTGAGAGTTCAGAAAGTACCGAGACCCCGAGGCCGGCTTTCACCGCCTGTTTTACCGCATCAGTCGAGCCGAAAATCCCCGCGACTTTCGTGGAATCGAGCACAAATCCTCTCGATTCGAGAATCCTCTCCATCTCCCGACGCGTGCCCGAACCCTCCTCCCGCAAAACCATCGGGACATTGGTCAACTCCTTGAGAGAGACTTCATTCTTCCTGAGTAATGCAGGCGACGATACAACGATCAATTCTTCCTCCTTAACCGGCATGAAGGTCAGCTGCCCGCTGCTCAGTTTCGCCCCGACGATTCCGACGAGAAGTTCGTGCCGTAAAATCTTCTCCACGATCCCTCTTGAGTCGGATTCGACTATCTGAAAGGAGACCGAAGGATAGCTCTTCTTGAAATCCGAGATGATCAGGGGTATCACGTATGTTCCCGGTATCGTGCTGGCGCCGATAAGAAGTTCGCCGGTCACCTCTTTCTTAAAACGGCTGAAGGTCTCTTTCAGTGTGTTGATTCTTTCGAGAATCTCGACGGCATGACTGTGGAGGATTTCCGCCTCTTTCGTCGGGATGATGGTCCTGCCCAGCCGATCAAACAATCTCGCGCCCAACTCCTCTTCGAGTGCCCGTATATGGTCACTGACGGTCGGCTGGGTGAGGTTGAGTTCCCCCGACGCCCTTGAAAAGCTCCTATTCATGAAGACCGATACGAAGACTTTCAGATGGTGGATGTCCATAAAGAGGTCTTCATTATACCATAACGAGTACGGCAGGCCCTCGGGGCCTTAGTATTTAGTATGAATCAATCACTGTTTCCCCTTTTTTCTGGTAAAATATTAGTCGTGAAGTTATTGATGCATATCTGCTGTTCAAACTGTAGTCTCTATCCATTGAGAAGCCTCCTCAAGAAGGGAATCGATGTGAAGGGCTTTTGGTTTAATCCGAATGTCCATCCTCTTCCGGAGTATCAGGAGAGACTGGCCTCTCTCCGGACTCTCGAAAGGATCTGGGGCCTGGACATAGAGTATCGAGACCATTACGGGTTGGATGATTTTCTCAGGGAGATCGGTGATCCGGAGAAAAACCGCTGCATCCGCTGTTATGCGATGCGGCTTGAAGAGACCGCCAGGACGGCAAGAAAGATGGGCCTCCACGGATTTACGACTTCCCTCCTTGTCAGCCCTTATCAGCAGTTCGGAGCGAT contains:
- a CDS encoding CBS domain-containing protein, giving the protein MKTKGGENWSVSPQASVYEALEIMADKNVGALLVIEEKRLVGIFSERDYARKVILKGKASKDTPVSELMTKAVLYATPKNTLEECMALMSSKHIRHLPVLDNDRIAGIITLGDVVKRIISDQKLTISELENYLTESYGS
- a CDS encoding acyl-CoA dehydratase activase, giving the protein MRFIGLDAGSVSVKLVLLDEKGGKIEGYYERHKGRPLTTAYSLLQKTLRGCDERDFSLSVTGSAGRLIAAGLGAGFVNEVVAQTYATKRLCPHVKTIFELGGEDSKLILLSEEGVRDFSMNSVCAAGTGSFLDQQAERLRLSITDFSELALKSEKPSRIAGRCSVFAKSDMIHLQQIATPMEDIVAGLCFSVARNFKGSIVRGRAIGEPVSFHGGVAANRGMVRAFREVFGFEHFSVPDDFALMGALGAALKNKEDAVPYPFTLEKLKAFIESSRLSERGHGPLILPGDDFFERHPQGSLERNSMELRSGDRLCRAEDLLSAQRPLPKITAYLGIDIGSISTNLAVIDENGSLLAKRYLMTAGRPIDAVRQGLEEIAGEIGARVTIAGVGTTGSGRYMIADYVGADVVKNEITAQATAAASIDGRVDTIFEIGGQDSKFISLKEGVIVDFEMNKACAAGTGSFLEEQAEKLNIPIKEEFADSAFSAKNPCRLGERCTVFMENSLMANLQKGAEENDLLAGLAYSIVQNYINKVVAGKPIGKRIFFQGGVAFNKSVVAAFEKYLGKTITVPPHHDVTGAIGMALIAMRQRKNRSSGNDRLRSTFKGFALSRRPYQVSSFECKGCPNVCEINRVKIEGEDTNLFYGGRCEKYDMKRNTETPLIPDLFAFREEMLWKPHNRYLEQKDMNTSRGKREGQDAGKGAEPRRIGIPYVFFFHDYLPFWTTLLWELGFAVEVSPKTNREIVRAGIEGVLADTCFPVKVAHGHIKYLIDNGVTTLFIPSFINMNPGNGEFERGFACPLTQTMPYAARVAHPDATVVAPLVNLQRGRNSLIDELRKAFRSFRITKRDINRAIDAAEAAQTDFFRSTKEKGSEILSSLRETTVVIVGRPYNAFDSGTNLTIPRKVSELGVLAIPMDFIPLEKFRIDDRWPNMYWRSGQRILKAARFIKENPLLHAIFIGNFSCGPDSFILKYFDREMGEKTFLHIEIDEHSADAGAITRCEAFLDSIGQQQRSSGSGFHEADNIPLHSPPPEVPCGEKRPFRKTVCSGIAADQPKRSIFIPRMSDHAFALAAAFERCGVLAEVLPESDRESADIGRRHVSGKECYPCTVTTGDMLKKVFSSDFRREKTAFFMPSGSGPCRFGQYNVFHRMILDELGYHDIPILSPNQDENFYRQLGVVSRDFATHAWRGIIAVELLNKCLHETRPYEEERGAADTLHRRYLKRVYHSLRGADGRLETSLKDMREDFEKMPRRRERRPLIGIVGEIFVRSHRFSNEDIVRRVEALGGEAWLAPVEEWIYYVNSMALRNALIKKDRSAIIELLLKTFFQKRTEHRLGRHFAGFLKTLREPGTKEILKKASPYLHDSFEGEAVLSIGKSVDLIEKGVSGIINAMPFGCMPGTVVTTLIRGVSREYGVPCTTVPFDGTESSTTEIQLEAFMNQAAEYDARRRNGRARR
- a CDS encoding acylphosphatase; the encoded protein is MQARAHLLISGRVQGVYYRGFARDIASRFGLAGWVRNLNDGRVEALFEGPRDDIEKAIAHCRSGPPGARVDDIEVEWHEHLGDLHGFEVRYG
- the yedF gene encoding sulfurtransferase-like selenium metabolism protein YedF — translated: MIVDAKGLGCPKPVIMAEEALGGIEEGIVEVLVDNEASVKNLTKFAAKNGFYSEAARADGFWRIKIVKGYPCEIPEREHAEKQPEEAVKRTEDELFLVIATDTMGKDEKLGSILMKGLFETMKVYRELPNTIFFLNTGVKLTTVNEETIAILKEFDVMGVLIFTCGTCLDYFKLESELKVGFRGSTTNILEGMRDSKKTVWIG
- a CDS encoding epoxyqueuosine reductase QueH, yielding MKLLMHICCSNCSLYPLRSLLKKGIDVKGFWFNPNVHPLPEYQERLASLRTLERIWGLDIEYRDHYGLDDFLREIGDPEKNRCIRCYAMRLEETARTARKMGLHGFTTSLLVSPYQQFGAIVDAGRELERRYSIPFYIEDFRVGYRDSIPLSRELGLYRQRYCGCIFSEKERKAAKVRG
- a CDS encoding AURKAIP1/COX24 domain-containing protein, with the protein product MGSVVKWRKKKMSKHKHKKLLRKTKHQRRNK
- a CDS encoding arsenosugar biosynthesis-associated peroxidase-like protein, giving the protein MGDYYNDKDLGRFGEIGRHSPDLFKKFMDWYNSALEPGLLTKREKSLVGLGVAHAIQCPYCIDAYTQACLGEGMTLEHITEAVHVASAIRGGASLIHGIQAHNAAEKISL
- the arsS gene encoding arsenosugar biosynthesis radical SAM (seleno)protein ArsS (Some members of this family are selenoproteins.) → MTKIEERICEAQSEPLKAESVKILQVNLGYRCNMSCRHCHVNASPLRTELMGKETIEAVLRISRDHRIKTIDLTGGAPELNPHFRFLIGEARRSGRHVVARTNLTIFFEKGMEDLPDFYAGHNIEITASLPHYSEVGTDRVRGGGTFSRSIEALRRLNSLGYGLTDERRLNLVYNPLGSFLPPSQAELEEQYKKALGSLFGIVFNRLYVFANMPIGRFRDFLVRSNSLKQYMDNAKGLFNPDTLNNLMCRYLISIGWDGRIYDCDFNQMLGLPVNGTCSPDIRDFDYAVLAGRRIVMGSHCFVCTAGQGST
- a CDS encoding selenium metabolism-associated LysR family transcriptional regulator, coding for MDIHHLKVFVSVFMNRSFSRASGELNLTQPTVSDHIRALEEELGARLFDRLGRTIIPTKEAEILHSHAVEILERINTLKETFSRFKKEVTGELLIGASTIPGTYVIPLIISDFKKSYPSVSFQIVESDSRGIVEKILRHELLVGIVGAKLSSGQLTFMPVKEEELIVVSSPALLRKNEVSLKELTNVPMVLREEGSGTRREMERILESRGFVLDSTKVAGIFGSTDAVKQAVKAGLGVSVLSELSVADELKHKTLKKIKVTGVQMKRNFYAVTHKRRALPLAYRIFLEYLKAHI